One part of the Lycium ferocissimum isolate CSIRO_LF1 chromosome 8, AGI_CSIRO_Lferr_CH_V1, whole genome shotgun sequence genome encodes these proteins:
- the LOC132067681 gene encoding zinc finger protein CONSTANS-LIKE 16-like has protein sequence MVSEKKLASAMGGKTARACDNCIRKRARWYCPADDAFLCQNCDASVHSANPLARRHERVRLKTSGLKEPSSDDTFPDLESPVSVSVPSWHRGFKRKARTPRNGRKFSKSSGDEEVILKNPIHLVPEILSDENSLDENEEEQLLYRVPIFDPFVVELCSSTTRNHEMVENNMIAAAAEADSEFKFESKETTLQHDISKVDLNRFHGMLPSEMELAEFAADVESLLGKGLDEESFDMEGLGLLGVSNSKEENPMECSMVSHEKVKIEDEGEMEVFTKTSSASTHDHQLDHSTHDIDINGDTFDFKFDYDSPMNITGEDEIGDEVVMKNINEDNGVAGDGNNDNTKKILLNLDYEGVLTAWANQRSPWINGERPELDSKDCWPDCMGNYMGIMNENAKIVDRGREARVSRYREKRRTRLFSKKIRYEVRKLNAEKRPRMKGRFVKRTNFATTNPNYPLVK, from the exons ATGGTTTCGGAGAAAAAATTGGCAAGTGCAATGGGTGGAAAAACAGCAAGAGCATGTGACAATTGTATTAGAAAAAGGGCACGTTGGTATTGTCCTGCCGATGATGCATTTTTATGTCAAAATTGTGATGCTTCTGTTCATTCTGCTAACCCTTTGGCTCGTAGGCACGAAAGGGTTCGTCTTAAAACATCAGGACTAAAAGAACCTTCATCAGATGACACCTTTCCCGATTTGGAAAGTCCAGTGTCAGTGTCAGTCCCATCATGGCATCGTGGGTTTAAACGAAAGGCGCGAACTCCTAGGAATGGGAGAAAGTTCAGTAAATCCTCGGGGGACGAAGAAGTTATTCTCAAGAACCCTATTCATCTCGTCCCTGAGATATTAAGCGATGAGAATTCGCTTGATGAGAACGAAGAAGAGCAACTTTTATATCGAGTGCCCATATTCGATCCCTTCGTGGTTGAGCTTTGCAGCTCGACCACCAGAAATCATGAGATGGTGGAGAATAACATGATTGCAGCAGCAGCAGAggcggattcagaatttaaatttgAATCTAAGGAGACGACGTTGCAGCATGATATCAGTAAGGTTGATCTGAATAGGTTTCATGGGATGTTACCATCGGAGATGGAGCTAGCGGAATTCGCAGCCGATGTTGAGAGTTTACTAGGGAAAGGACTTGATGAAGAGTCATTTGATATGGAAGGGTTAGGTCTTTTGGGGGTTAGTAATAGTAAGGAGGAAAATCCAATGGAGTGTTCTATGGTTAGTCATGAGAAAGTCAAAattgaagatgaaggagaaatgGAAGTTTTTACGAAAACATCTTCTGCTAGTACTCATGATCATCAACTTGATCATAGTACTCATGATATTGATATTAATGGTGACACCTTTGATTTCAAATTCGATTATGATTCCCCGATGAATATTACCGGAGAAGATGAAATTGGTGATGAAGTAGTTATGAAGAATATTAATGAGGATAATGGTGTTGCTGGTGATGGAAATAATGATAATACGAAGAAGATTTTATTGAATCTTGATTACGAAGGTGTATTAACAGCATGGGCTAACCAAAGGTCTCCTTGGATTAATGGTGAAAGACCAGAATTGGATTCCAAAGACTGTTGGCCAGACTGCATG GGAAATTACATGGgaataatgaatgaaaatgcAAAAATAGTGGACAGAGGAAGAGAAGCGAGAGTTTCAAGGTACAGAGAGAAGAGACGAACGAGGTTGTTTTCGAAGAAAATAAGATACGAGGTTAGAAAATTGAATGCTGAAAAGAGGCCAAGAATGAAAGGAAGGTTCGTTAAAAGGACCAATTTTGCAACAACAAACCCTAATTACCCTTTGGTTAAATAA